TCATGGCCGGAAATGATAAGGATCGTCCGGACGAAATCCACCGGTTGTTAGCAAAAATCGATGAAGGCTACGACTTTGTGATCGGATCCCGGTACTTGCCGGGCGGATCTTACGGGAATACTCCCTTCTATAGAATCATTGCCACGCGATTCGTTCATCCATTTGTTGTGTGGATAACGACAGGTCGAAAACTCACCGATACTTCTACCGGGTTTCGCGCCATACGAACCACCCTGTTTCGAGATCCGCGCGTGCGCGTGGAGCAGGATTGGCTGAACGAATACGATTGCGAAATGTACATCATGTACAAAGCCGCAACACTCGGTTATAAAATCGCAGAAGTCCCAGCATCAAAAATCTATCCACCCTGGCAGCTGAGTTACACAAAAATGAAACCAATCAGCGGCTGGTGGAAAATGCTGCGCGCGTTCTTTTACTTGCGGTTGGGAATCAAGAGTTAAAAAGAAGTATGGCCTGCTGGAAGCCGGCGTTACAAGCCGCTATTATGGAGCCATGTTCCGCTGATTCTCCACAAACCAGTTCAAAGTCCGATGCAGTCCCGAACGCAGATCCACTTGAGGCGAGTAGCCAAGCTCTTTTTGAATCTTGGACAAGTCCGGCACTCTTCTTTGTGGCTCCCCTTTTGGATAGGAATCAGGATACTCAATAAACTCAATGGAAACCGTATGCGGAAATAAACCGGCGATTTCTTGCGCCAGTTGCGCCATCGAAATCTCCGGATAATCGTTGCCCACGTTGTAGACTTCTCCCGGTTGCGGAGACAGAAGAACCTTGAGAAAACCGGTCACAGCATCCGACACATAGCAAAAAGTTCGAGTCTGGTAACCTTTGTTATGGACAGGCAATGATTCTCCTTTCATCGCGCGAAGCAAAAATGTCGGAATCACCCTGTAGTCGTTCACTTTCATTCCGGGACCGTAAACGTTAAAGGGTCTTACCGTTCGAACGGAAACTCCAAAGCGGTGAAAGTATGTCATGCAGAGAGTTTCGCCGAGGCGTTTCGATTCATCGTAACAAGCGCGCGGTCCCGTGCAGGAAACGCTACCAAAATACGTTTCGGGTGTAGGAATGGATTCCGGCGCTGGATCTCCGTAAATCTCGCTTGAGCTGAAAAACAAAAAGCTCTGGATTGTCTTTCGTCTGGCCAATTCGAGAAGGTTCTTTGCTCCCCAGATTGCGCTTTCGATTGCTTCGACAGGAAAAGTTCTGTAGTGAACAGGCGAAGCGATTCCTGCGGCATGCAAAATGTAATGCAGGTCGCCTTCCATGTCATAAGGAAGACTGACATTATGTTCCACGAAGTGGATGTTGGGGTCTGTGATTCGTGTGAGTATGTGGTTTCGTGAACCCGTTATGTAATTATCCAGTACAAATACTGTGCACGGATGAGAAAAAATATCCCGGTTCAACTGTTGAAACACGGCAACGATATAGCTTCCCAAAAAACCGGATCCGCCTGCAATCAGAATCGTTTTTCCTTCCAACGCAGCGGCTTCGGTTTGAATTGCATTCAGAATTCTTTGAAGGTCCTCAGAAACAATAGACTGAATCAATTTTCAATAACCTCCGGCGAAGGAACGGGCAGAATAAACTTGCCTCCGGAGCTGCGAAAGGAAGAAAGCCGTTCCATGATGGAATCCGCAAAATTCCAGGCAAGTATCAATACATAATCCGGACGATCTACGCTGAGCCGGTCCGGACTGGAAACGGGAATATGCGAACCAGGGGTAAACAAATTCTGTTTGAGAGGGCTATCATCCGCAATGTATTCCAGTTCCCTGTGGGTGATTCCAAAATAGTTTAACAGCGTGTTTCCTTTTGCCGGCGCGCCATATCCGGCGATCCGTTTACCGGCTGATTTTAACCGCTGGAATAAATTTCGGAATTTTTCACGGTTCTGCTGAACTCTATCCGAAAAGCTTCGCCAGGTTTCCAGGGAATAGATCGCCAGGTCCTCTTCCAGCTCCAGTAATTTCCGGACAGAATCTGCGGATTCCTGTCCGGCGCCTGCGTTACGGACAAACACGCGCAACGAACCGCCGTGCGAATCCACTTTCTGTACCTCAAAAACTTGCATTTCCTGTTTTTGAAAATGGTGGAGCAACGGTTTCAGAGAGAAATACGAAAGATGTTCGTGATAGATCGTGTCAAAAAGATTTTTAGTAAGCAAATCGACCAGGTAGGGCACTTCAAAAATGAAGACACCATCTTCACGGAGAACTGCACGGACCGCCTTTACAAAAGAATCCAGATCATCCACGTGCGCGAAAACATTATTTGCAGTCAGGATGTGAGCTTTCCCCCTAGCTTCTGCGATGATTTGCGCTGTTTTGATTCCAAAAAAAACGGGAAGTGTATCAATGCCGGCTTCCGTAGCGATTCTTGCCAGGTTCTCCGCAGGATCCACGCCGAGAATTCGCGCGCCCAATTCCTTGAACGGCTTCAACAGAATGCCGTCGTTGCTTCCCACATCGACCACAAGCGATTCTGAATCCAGCTTGAAACGGTGATAAACCTGCTCGGCAAATGATTGAAAGTGGGCGCGAAATGAACTCGATGTCGAAGAAGCATACACGTAGTTCTTGAACAACAATTCCGGATCGACCACATCCTTCAGCTGCACCAGCGCGCAATTTCCGCAAAGACAAACGGCCAGCGGAAATCTCATTTCCGGTTCTTTCAATTGATCGGCGGTCAAAAAAGCATTGGCCGGAGGCATCAACCCCAAAGATAGAAATTGTTCGAGCGCTTGACTCTTGCAAATTCTGCACTCAATGTTTGTTTTGAACATGAGACTAAACCAGCTGGATTCTTACCGTGTCTTTCTCGTAGGAACCCTGTTCCCGCCTTTCCGTGGTAAATGCTAAAAACAGGGTGTCTTCGAGAAAATGCATGGCGTGCGCCATCATTGGTGGAGAGAGCACCAGATCTCCTGGATGGATGATGTAGGATCGCTTTTTGCTATTCATGGAATTCATATCCTTTTCGGTGTACACCATTTTTCCGCTGAGCAAATACACATAGTGCGTATCCTTTTTGTGATAATGATTTGCGCGGATGGAACCTGCTTTTGAAGTGATTAAAAGCACACTGCGAACGCGGATATCGGGATCGAAAATGTTTTTGATAGCGCCGCGCTCATCGGTAATCGCATCACCGACATTTCTGAGAATCCTTTTCACGAGATTCTCCTCAATTGCTTTCTTACCTCTTTATATCGCCGGGAGCATTCCTCACATTCGAGTGTTTTTCTTTTGGAAGGAAGAGGAAGGCCGCATTCACACATCCATCCGACCTGTCTCGCAGGATTCCCCACTACCAGAGCGTATGGCGGAACAGGTTGAATCACAACAGCGCCCAGTCCGACTGTGGCGAACTTTCCTATGATGATTCCGGCAAGGATCATGGCTCCTGCGCCAACGGTCGCGCCGTATTCCAGAGAGGTTTTCAAAATCACAGCTTGAGGATTTTGATATCGTTCTTTTGCTTCAGGAGCTCGGGGAGAACGCGGATACGCGTCGTTTGTAAAAACTGCATAAGGGCCGACAAAAACCGCATCGGCAAGATGAACACCCTCCCACAATGCAACTCCGTTTTTTACAGTCACATTGTTGCCGACTGATGCTCCCCCTTCCACGTAACAATGACTACCGATGTTGCAGTTTTCGCCAATGCGAGCCCCCTTCTTGATAACCGTGTATTGCCAAACTCTTGTGCCCTTGCCGATGAACGTTTCAGCGTCGATCTCAGCCAAAGGATGGATGAAAGGATTCCCTCCACGTCGAGCCATGAAAAAGGGATTATAGCATAGGGGTTCTGAGCTAATTGTGGCACTACTATAATATGTTCTCATGAACCGCTCGTGCTTTCTACTCGTTGCGATCTATTTTGCTTTGGGAGCCCTCATCCTTTCTTCCGCGCCGCTTGGAAGCTTTCCGGACGAAAAAAATCACTATGCATACACCATGTTTGTTCGAACGCACGACGCCCTGCCCCGAATGGATGATTCAGGAATTTCCGTTGCTTTTCATCCCCCGCTTTACTATTTCTCTTGCGCTCTGGTGATTCATCCGGATCAGGATCCATGGACCAATACTGTTCGTTGCAGAATCTTTTCTCTGCTTCTAGGTGGTGTCACGCTAATTCTAATTTACAAAACTGCTTTGCTGATCTCTCCAGAAAATCTTGAACTGGCTTTGCTTTCTACAGCATTCGCGGCCTTGAATCCTCAATTCATATTCATTCATTCC
This genomic window from bacterium contains:
- a CDS encoding glycosyltransferase family 2 protein, with translation MKLPSGQELRVVTAVVAFNEEKKLKSEFERFHPDHTDEVLLVDDGSTDGSAKVGRAAAVTVISHPVRKGVGAAVRTAIAYALEKNYDVLTIMAGNDKDRPDEIHRLLAKIDEGYDFVIGSRYLPGGSYGNTPFYRIIATRFVHPFVVWITTGRKLTDTSTGFRAIRTTLFRDPRVRVEQDWLNEYDCEMYIMYKAATLGYKIAEVPASKIYPPWQLSYTKMKPISGWWKMLRAFFYLRLGIKS
- a CDS encoding NAD-dependent epimerase/dehydratase family protein, producing the protein MIQSIVSEDLQRILNAIQTEAAALEGKTILIAGGSGFLGSYIVAVFQQLNRDIFSHPCTVFVLDNYITGSRNHILTRITDPNIHFVEHNVSLPYDMEGDLHYILHAAGIASPVHYRTFPVEAIESAIWGAKNLLELARRKTIQSFLFFSSSEIYGDPAPESIPTPETYFGSVSCTGPRACYDESKRLGETLCMTYFHRFGVSVRTVRPFNVYGPGMKVNDYRVIPTFLLRAMKGESLPVHNKGYQTRTFCYVSDAVTGFLKVLLSPQPGEVYNVGNDYPEISMAQLAQEIAGLFPHTVSIEFIEYPDSYPKGEPQRRVPDLSKIQKELGYSPQVDLRSGLHRTLNWFVENQRNMAP
- a CDS encoding class I SAM-dependent methyltransferase — translated: MFKTNIECRICKSQALEQFLSLGLMPPANAFLTADQLKEPEMRFPLAVCLCGNCALVQLKDVVDPELLFKNYVYASSTSSSFRAHFQSFAEQVYHRFKLDSESLVVDVGSNDGILLKPFKELGARILGVDPAENLARIATEAGIDTLPVFFGIKTAQIIAEARGKAHILTANNVFAHVDDLDSFVKAVRAVLREDGVFIFEVPYLVDLLTKNLFDTIYHEHLSYFSLKPLLHHFQKQEMQVFEVQKVDSHGGSLRVFVRNAGAGQESADSVRKLLELEEDLAIYSLETWRSFSDRVQQNREKFRNLFQRLKSAGKRIAGYGAPAKGNTLLNYFGITHRELEYIADDSPLKQNLFTPGSHIPVSSPDRLSVDRPDYVLILAWNFADSIMERLSSFRSSGGKFILPVPSPEVIEN
- a CDS encoding cupin domain-containing protein; the protein is MKRILRNVGDAITDERGAIKNIFDPDIRVRSVLLITSKAGSIRANHYHKKDTHYVYLLSGKMVYTEKDMNSMNSKKRSYIIHPGDLVLSPPMMAHAMHFLEDTLFLAFTTERREQGSYEKDTVRIQLV
- a CDS encoding acetyltransferase, whose amino-acid sequence is MARRGGNPFIHPLAEIDAETFIGKGTRVWQYTVIKKGARIGENCNIGSHCYVEGGASVGNNVTVKNGVALWEGVHLADAVFVGPYAVFTNDAYPRSPRAPEAKERYQNPQAVILKTSLEYGATVGAGAMILAGIIIGKFATVGLGAVVIQPVPPYALVVGNPARQVGWMCECGLPLPSKRKTLECEECSRRYKEVRKQLRRIS